The window gcaAGCATAATTCGAAACTAGATTACATCgttttcctagaataaagaaagtttagttcatgctaaaaattaaatccaacacaaacgagttcaccataatttttctgagaagatttgaaggaaaaaatggaCGCAAAAGAATATTTTTCAGTGTCTTTTCTGCTTCAACCCTCCTTTCTGCTTCAgcactcttttcttttgttctctgttcagccctctttctttcttttcttctgttTCAGCCCTCTTTCTTGTTTCTGTTCAGcgccacttttcttttttttgttcaacgcccttttttttttttctttttcagcaCTCCTTTCTTGTTAAGCGCctcctctttgtttcttttagcGCCTCCTTTTTGTTGTCTTCTTGTAGCCCTACGTTTTTAAAGGCCAGCCCAAAACTTGTTGcagcccaaaaagcccaaaacatttTGCTTCAAAAGCCCCAACGTGTTGCTCCTTTTAGTTCAGCCCCTCTTTCTGTTccaaccctttttcttttcaattttttttttccttgccaaCTTCTAAGGCCATAAAGAAATCTTCCTTTGGTTCCATTTATCCAAGACCCAATATTCTCTCTAGTTGCTTCACATCTCttttatttgagtaaatctttattttcttcaaatctgaaataaaatttaaataacaaaaatcaagtctaaaatcaacaaaataaataaaattagactaaagttaaaagttgagaagtgataaattacactcaattatgcaagtcatcactagggatcaagaaccactactcGTCACCCGCCCACTCATAGGCCAATGGACGGGTTGAGGCTACAGGGTGGACAACCATGATGAACAGAGGAATGACAAGGCTATGCGCCTAGAGTTGGACTTACTAGACGAGGTCAGAACAATAGCTGAACAAAGAATGGCACGTTATCAGGACCTCATGGCCAAGCACTACAATTTCAGAGTCAGACACAAGGACTTCCAGGTCGGAGATTTTATCTTGAGAAAGGTAATGGGCGCCACCAGAGATCCTACCCAAGGAaagctcggccccaactgggaaggatcCTACAGAATTACGTCATGGCAAAGGAAAGAAACCTACCACCTCTAGACACTAGACGGGCAAAAACTACACCATCCATGGAACACCAAGCACCTAAGAAAGTACTACCAGTAGAAAGCAACATCCGACAGACTCTCAGTTTATTCAAATTTTGCTAGTTTAAGTTTATTATTGCAACAGTCTTTGGTTTTCTAGTTTATTATCTAGACggtttatttttgctacaatacttTAAGTATTCTTTTTAAGCTTCTTTTCCTTTAAGAACTACTTTTGGTTTAATAATAAGAGGAATATTCAGATATGACTGATGTGTTTTCCTACGAAATTTTAtttagtccataaagtggacggttCATCCCAGGAGGATGGAAATTTTATgtagtccataaagtggacggttCATCCTAGGAGGatggaaattttattatagtccataaagtggacggttCATCCAAGGATGGAAAAATGTTTTGAAGTCCATGATAAGGACAAGTTATTACttaaagtccataaagtggacggttCATCTCAAGATGGAGAAATGTTCTAAAGTCCATAAAGACAAGTTATTACTTATGGAATAATTGAAATCCTTATGGATGCTTCATCCCAGGAGgatcaaaaattttaaagtcCATAAAAAGGACAAGTCATTACTCAAGTCAATAAAGTGGACGGATCCATCCATgtacaataaaataattccaATCTGCCAAGATGGATGGTTCACCCCGGTAGggcaaaaatattattattagaccCAACAAGTACACGAACTCATCCTAAAGGAAGGTAACGGTAAAGTCCATGTAATTAATGGATCCAGCTATAAGGTCCATATTAGGACGGATTCACAATAATATTCCAATCAAAATGTGGACAGATACAACTTATGGTCAGATTTATGATACTAATCCATGAAAGGACGAACTCATCCTGAAAGATGAATAAGGTCCATTTAGCGCACGCTTAACATAAAATTGATGTACTTCAATCCACAATTGATACATGTAGTGGACGGATCTAACTCATAGTTGGATAATAGTTAGTCATTCAGTAGATGGACTCGCCCTGAAGAACAGACCCAACTTAAAGTTGAATGTTCCTCACTAATTTGCAAGTGAACGGATCCCTTTTGAAGAGGATAAATTATGAGACCCCTATTACGGGTTCAACATAGAATTAAAATTGCCACACATTCATCAGAGGACAGATCCATCTAAAAGATGGGTTTTTAATCATTGACTACGTGTTTAAAGACATAAAATAGACATACGATGAAACAAATAAGTATTACTTAAATCCCCTAAATGGAATGTTTTACATGCCATAAGTGACggataaaaagttaaaaggaaGTTCCCCAAATAGGtacaattccaaaaaaaaaaaaaattattgccaAGGGGGGGTGTTTTCAACGTTCTCTTCAACATTCTTAACCTGACGGACATCACTATCGACGCTGGGTGCGGTTCTCAACAAGGGCTGACTCCCGATCACCAGGGACTACATCCTTAACAAATAAATCCTCCATACTCTCAGAGACGACGGGTTGAGCAGTAGCTTGGGCTTGAGTATCAATGTTGAGTTGAGAAAAGTCAAGGTCAGGGTAAGCTTTCTTAGCCTGACGGACGGCGTCATCAAAACTATCAGAATAAGAAGTCCCCAGCTCTTCTAGAAGGGTGTCGGAGTCGCGATATTCACGGATCGCTACCTCTTTTGACTAATGGAGTTGGTCCTTGGCatccttaatttctttttctttatcttccAAGACCTTCCTTAACGTCTCCAATTGGTGATCAAGCTCCTTCCTGACCTTCTCTGAGAGGGAGAGTTTTTTTCTCCATACTAACCCTCTAAGCCTTAAAATCGTTCAACTCTTCCTCCATCTTGTTGGCCCTCGACCTTACACCATCCAACACCGTCTCATGGTTCAAGCACCGTCCCATTCGACCCTTTATCATCACCATCGCCTGAAAACAAAAGTTGTTAGTGACAGAGATAAGTGGACGGGGATGATAGTGTATAGGACGGACATAACTTACCTGGGCAATACAAAAGAGCCTTGTCTCCCCCATAGCCTCCGTAGCATGGTTGCCTAAATCCTCATAGTCCTTGGACGTTAAGATGGACGAGAGCTTCTCCAAAGCATATTTTGAATCCTCACGAAGAAGGACAAGTGGCTCATCTTGGGTGGTAAACGGGCCTTTCATTAAACCTTTTCCCGCTCCATGCTTGGCGGGAGTGACCGTCTTCCTGCCCTCGGCCTCTAATCCCATGATGGGCTCCAGAATTGTTTTGGGTTTCTTGGGGAGGCGACCTTGTTTCTCTAACagctttctttttatggacGGATTGGATGAACCTATCTCTTTAGGTTGTTGTCCTTcaacctctttcttttttgttaccTATTCTTAATGACGGCTTTTCTCTTAGCAGCATCCATTTCTACACAAGGGAAGACAAATGGTTAGAGCTCTCACAAACAAAGAAACCCAAGGATAGGGTGACGGACTTACGTTGGCGAACTTGGGCATCGTATCAACGGGCAGCTAAAGTTGGCTTTGGTCCGTCACAGTACCAATAGATAGTATCTAATGTGACCAACTTTGCCCACGTCCTCTCCTCTAGCTTGGACTTGTTGAAAATTATCTCCACTCTTCAAGAGAAACTTGTGGACGTTCACGAATTACAAAAGAAGACGGTTAAAATGACATggcaaaataaaaactaagtcAAATGTAGATGGATACATACCAGACGGTGGCAATATGCCCCATGTAGTGTTGACGGGCATAAATTCATCATCACCAGGACAACACATCCATCCGTCCCCTTCCATGAAAAATACCGACTCTTCTAGTTCCTATTGGAGTCGGGTGTCTCACACACAAGCCTTAGCAAAGGGCTCCTAGGTACAAAGCTATACATACCCTTGGACTGGGTAATCTCATCAGGACAGTAACAATGTAGGAATCCCCACACCGTCAACCTCCTGACACCGTCAGACACTGCCCCATACAATACCTCCACGCCTaggaagaccctccaggcgtttggAGAAATCTAGTTGACAGATAGGCCTAAGTGTTGAAGGAGTTGATGGTGGAGTGAACTCAGGGGGAATCTAAGCCCTGCTTTCAGCATTTGCTCATAAACCCTGACACCTTCAACACTATCATAATAACATTTCTCCGATTTGTAAGGTAGACGGATGGGTATGCTGTCAGCGATTTGGAACTTgtccctaagtgttttaaaatggGTTTCTTTAATTGTGGAAGTAAAGTCATTAACCGTCCATATGGATAACATTATAAATTTCCTAAGTCCATTAGGACCCACGACGGAATGAACTGGGGGCTGAGTGTCATCCAGGTCTTGAATTAAGTCATCCTCTGGCCCTTTCGTCTCCAAACCCTCATCTCTTGAGGAAGGAGAATTATCCGACGGACTTCTTTCTTCACTTGGAATGTCGGGGTCTTTGTGATCCGACGGGTACATTTCATCGTAGCCTGCTCCATCACGGACAAACGAATGATTACTCGATGCACTAGACATGACCTACACGTGACGATAAATCCTAAGACTCTGATGGGTCTATAATGGATGACGGTATCATACGTAGTctatagaaatgaaaaagtgCATAAAAAACTTTAAAGGAAAAGAATGCTTACCTGGTTGTAGCTGGACAAAAAAAGGCGTTGATGACGGATGTAACAGTTGGACGGTATGGTCTGACAACGATGACGGGTGCGCTCTGATCATAGATTTAGTAGAAAGTAAAGAAatgggaagaggagagagaTTGATATATATAGAGGGAATGGCACAGAAGACAAAGGGGCGCTTTTATCCAAGTGATCAGCCATTCAGCAAATAACACGTGTCCTTCATCATTAATGACTTTAAGCCAGCCTGTCAAGACTGTAGGTGTTCCTCAAAAGGCCGGATTGAACCGTCACCCCACGAGTCCATCCACTCGGTGATCATGGACCCATGGGgtgagggggcaactgaagaggaAGGAATGTAAAAATGATGGATACATTTGGATAGGCTTGACAAATTAAGATAAGTGGGCCCAAAGTAAACGAATCTAATATGAATGGATCAGGGTGGACGGACCAAAAGGCCACGTGGCGCTAAAGTGGTCATTATGAGGTCTCCACGAAATCCTAAATGGAAAAGACTTGCGTCTCATGATTAACCCTAGTCCATAGAATCCCAGTATGAGTAGAATTCTAGCATAAGGAGGATTCTGGAAGATACACACGTTAATCTGTAGGGGAAAAGACTTGTAACGCAAGTCAAGGAAATACAATTCTACgccactataaaaacccaaagaccctCAGAAAACAGGTACACATAATTCACCCTagctctagcactctagagttgtgaaaacaTTCTGATTTGACCTTCGGAGCGTATTTgaccggcaccacaccggtgctctctgttaggtcctTTCGTGTTATTGTGCAGGTGTTGTTGCGAGCATGCGAGGATTGTGTaactcactggtgattttttcggcatcatcaatcctcttttctcttcttcccTCCCTCCTAATAATAATGCTGCTACAATGCAAATAAAACTCATTTTGATTGCTGCCATTGAAACAAACATCACTGTTTCCTACTTCTTAACAGATTTTGATTAGCTATTCATCTCAAAcaaaatcttttctattttcatttttatatccAGATTTTTTTGGTGCTTCTTTGAAAGTCTGTTACGGCTTTTTTATCTCTACTTCATATTTctcttcattttaattttctcctCTCCCTaaattactccccctcctttctccatttttattttatttcttacattctttttcaaaatacatGTCCAGTTTCATTTTGATATTCCAAATCAactcttcattttcattttttattgtgtGCTTGTATTGGTAGAGGAACTAAACAATACTCTCCCTTAATTGAGATGGAAACTTCTGAAAGTAATGAataggagaaagaaaaaatgcttttaatttaataattgagGTCCTAAGTCCTAACAATAAATATGATAGTggtgatttatatatatatatatatatatataaactaaccaccctaaattgaaataaaaaattttatattctccccctaCATTAAAAACTAATCactttaaattgaaaattgccCAAAAGAATCTAGAAGATAAAAtggtcatattttttatttgtgtttggcATTACAAATTGCTTGTTTGATGTTTAAGACCTGTGGTTGAGTTTGAGAGTTGATACTTTGAGATTTGTGTGATGTTGTGCTGCTTCGTTCCACCTAAATGATTGTTTtagtgctttttattttttgtcaatgaattccttttttttttttttttctttcaattacttgACAACACAAAGTGGTTTTTAATAAGAGGAATATTGGacatattattataaaaaatacgAGTTTCAAGTTACATGGTTCATGCTATTTTGATTATAAAATGGCTGTACCTATTTGCTCTTTTAGTTTTACAGAAACTATGAAACAAGCTCACAAGCTAAATTTCAGTTTGTGAGCTTATGAGCTTATTTGatgaaaaatacaattttaatagATTGTATATAAGCAAATAAGCTTATAAGCTAAATATCAGAtcaaatatgattttcaaacaacttatttgatcttgtatattttgaaatttttctcaGCCTCGCTTCTCTCTGAGAAACCAGGCTGTGGAAACTCTATTATCTTCTTCGGAATGATATCTCTTTCCCTCTGCTAACACTGTTATCAGTAGggcttgttggttttattttttcgtGGGTTTTAGGGAAACACAtcctctctttctttccccCTTCTCTAATTCGAATATGGATGAAGTCCTCAGTGAATGGAAAAAACTATCCCTCACAGATGAGGAAGGTGCAAAACTTAGCCTAACAAAGTCAAAAAatctgaaaagaaaagaatatgttATTGCAGCAAAGTTCCTGACAAAACGTGCCCTGAATGTGGACGCCATTGGAAGAACTCTCAAACCATTATGGAGAGCCAGAAAAGAGTTTAAGATCAGAGAAGTAGGTGACCACACTCTGTTATTCGTTTTTGAACTGGAGACAGATGTGCAAAGAGTTCTAGCTCAAAAACCGTGGTCTTTTGATAAGCACCTTATTCTTCTACAACGATATGACTATTCGATCCCGGCCAAACAACTACGTTTTACAAAGATAACGTTTTGGGTACAAATACATGGTTTACCTTTGAGATTGTTAGACCCTGAGAGAGCCATTGAACTAGGGGAAACACTTGGAGAAGTGGTAACTGACGAAGCAGAAAAGGAGATGGTGGGTGGAGATTTTGTACGTGTGAGGGTAAGAATAGATGTCTCAAAGCCATTGAGCAAAGGTCGAAGAGTTGTTCTGGATGAGGGAACTGAGACTTAGGTCTCTTTTAAATATGAGAAGCTCTCCAACTTTTGTTACTGGTGTGGCTTGGTAACACACGATGAGAAAGAATGTGAAAAATGGCTAGCCGGGAAAGGTTCAAATCACCAGGTCCAGCTGGAATACGTTGCATGGTTACGAGCCACTCCGTTCAATCCAAGAAGGTCCTCATACACGATGGTCTTGGGAATGGGTGATGGGCTTGGTGGAGTGACGGAGAAGACGTCTGAATAGAAGAATGGAGTAGCGATGGAGATTCCGTTGGTGGCTTCACAGGGCGGACCTTCTCCGGCAAGGGTCAGTAACAGTCATTCCAACGTGGATAGTCCTCGTGCCTCTCACATGGAAACAGCGGATATTGTGGAAGATTCTATGCGGAATTCCAGCCCATCATTATCACCAATTATACGGGTAATTAATTCCACCCCAAATTCCGCCCCATCAAATAACCGTTCACATGATTTTGAAAATCAGATTGAAGAAATTGATTTGGCATTGAATATGTTTGACTCTCACTCAATCTCTACAACTGTCAAGCCAACTGTTATCCCCTCACACTCATAACTCGGTGCAAACAATTCTGAAATAAATGCAGATATTTTAGGATCGAATGCACTTagtaaccccccccccccacgtGACCAACCATGCTACCCCACTTGACACCACTACCATACGCACGTGGAAGAGAATGGCTCGAAACATTATGCCACCTGAAAGCTTTACCCAACACTCtgttttaaacaaaagaaacagagaGATTGACGAGGAAGCCCATCCTGAGTTACCAAAGAAGAAAGTCTTGGTTTCAAAAGATGAGAACACAGAAACTTCAATGGCGGAGGCTGCTATGCAGTCCCGCCAAGAACCATGAGCATCATTGTTTGGAACTGCCgcgggcttgggaacccacggACAGGAACAGAGCTTGAAGTAGTGACTCGAGCAAAAGACCCCTCCGTTCTGTTTATAGCCGAAATGTGGGCGGATGAAGCAAGGTTGAAAGAGATCAAACGGAAAAttgaatttgataatttattttttgtagaaAGAAATAACAGGGGGGGAGGTCTAGCACTCTTTTGGCGAAACTCAGTAGACTTGCATGTCGATTCTTTCTCGCCAAATCATATAGATTCCATCATCAATAAAGGGAAGGAGGAAGCATGGCGTTTCACAGGCTTTTATGGCGAACCTGTGACGCATAAACGAATTGACTCGTGGAATAAGCTTCGACAACTTCACAGAAAGTTTAATATCCCTTGGTTGTGTGCCGGGGATTTCAATGAGATTATGAGAAGCTCTGAAAAATTGGGCGGAAGCAGCAGGAACCAATCACAGATGCAACTGTTTCGGGATGTAGCAGATGAGTGTGGCTTTATTGACCTCGGTTTTACAGGGCCCTGGTACACATGGCAAAAACATTTTTTGGCAGGCCATTCATTATGGGAAAGACTTGATCGGGCCTTGGCTACTAACGATTGGTTTTTAAGATTTGCAGGTACAAAAGTCCACCACCTCAAGTCAGATTCTTCAAACCATTGCCCAATATGGATAGATATGGCGGGCCTAGAACTTCAATGTGCAAAAAAACCATTTCGGTTTGAAGAGGCGTGGTTGTCGGACCATACATGTTCAGAAGTTGTTGAAGCTAGTTGGGAAGAAAGGGGAGTGGATGATCCAGCAACAAAAGTCATTAGAAAAATTGAAAGGTGTGGCCGAGAACTAAAAAGATGGGAGAGGGACCACTTCGGCAACATTAGAAATACcttgaagaaaaagaggaaagagtTTACTGAAGCTGAGAAGGAGGCGATGCGCACTGGACaaaacttcaaaattcaaaGATTAAAGAGTGAGATTACAGAGTTGATGGACAAGGAAAATAGGCTATGGTTCCAAAGATCAAAGGTCCTATGGGCTACTCAGGGTGACCGAAACTCAAAGTATTTTCACAGCCGGGCTACTTAACGAAGGCGAAAAAATACCATCCAGAAGCTTCGGTCAACAAATGGGCAATGGAGCTCAAGCAATGATGAGGTAGCCGAGATACTCATTGGCTATTTCCAAGACTTATATACATCTGTAAATCAAGTTTCATGTGATGCAGCCACAGAGTCTATTGAGAAGGTGATcgattcaaatttgaacaatCAGTTGGCGCAAGAATTTATTGCATGGGAAGTTCAGAAAGCAATTAAAGAAATGACACCTCTCAAAGCCCCTAGACCAGACGGAATGCCTCCTTTGTTTTACCAACACTACTGGGGTACAATTGGTAATGACGTTACTCAATCAGTGTTACATTTTCTTAATTCTGCTTGTCTCCCTGATAATCTCAACCACACTTTTATTACactcatcccaaaaaaaaaaactcccccGAATATGCTTCTGATTTTAGACCCATTAGCCTTTGTAatgttttatacaaaatattttcaaaggtCTTGGCaaatagaataaagaaaattctcCCAATGATCATCTCTGAACATCAAAGTGCCTTTACAAAAAGCAGACTAATTTCTGATAATATTCTAGTTGCTTTTGAATCTCTCCATAGTATGCAGAAACATGTGGGCAAGGAAGACTATATGGCTATCAAATTAGACATGAGCAAAGCCTTTGACAAGGTGAAATGGTCGTATCTTGAATCAGTCATGAGAAGAGTGGGCTTTACTGAAAGATGGATTAAACTTATGATGCTTTGTGTCAAGACGGTCTCTTATTCCATTTTGGTGAATGGAGAGCCAAAAGGGATGATAAAACCTACTCGAGGTATCCGTCAAGGAGATCCACTGTCACCATTCCTTTTTTTGCTTTGCACGGAAGGCTTAAACGGCCTCATCACTAAGGCAGAGGAGAAAGGTGATATTAAGGGTTATGCCCTATGCAGAAATAGTCCAAGACTAACCCATctcttttttgcagatgatagtctgTTATTTTGTAGGGCAACAATCCAGGAATGCCAACAAGTTCTGGATATACTTGAACTTTATGGAAGATGTTCGGGTCAACAAATCAATAAAGCAAAAACTACCATCTTTTTCAGTAGGTCCACATCTGAGGAAGTCAAAAATCATATCAAATCTGCCTTGGAAGTACCAGAAATCTTACAATACGAGAAGTATTTGGGATTACCATCATTGgtgggaaaaaacaaaaaggctagCTTTAACTACATTAAGGAGAGagtatggaaaaaaattcaagggtggaaggaaaagCTTCTGTCTCAAGCGAGTAGAGAGATCCTTATCAAGGCTGTGATCCAAGCAATACCAACCTACACAATGAGTTGCTTCAAGCTTCCTTTAGGACTTTGTGGAGATATTGAGAGCCTCATaagaaagttttggtggggccaaaaaGGTGATAGAAGAAAAGTACATTGGGTCAAGTGGGACACCCTTTGTAAACCAAAATTGGAAGGGGGTATGGGATTCAAAGACTTGGCAAACTTCAATGATGCCCTTCTAGCAAAACAAGCTTGgcga of the Quercus robur chromosome 10, dhQueRobu3.1, whole genome shotgun sequence genome contains:
- the LOC126703994 gene encoding uncharacterized protein LOC126703994, with the protein product MDEVLSEWKKLSLTDEEGAKLSLTKSKNLKRKEYVIAAKFLTKRALNVDAIGRTLKPLWRARKEFKIREVGDHTLLFVFELETDVQRVLAQKPWSFDKHLILLQRYDYSIPAKQLRFTKITFWVQIHGLPLRLLDPERAIELGETLGEVVTDEAEKEMVGGDFVRVRVRIDVSKPLSKGRRVVLDEGTET
- the LOC126703995 gene encoding uncharacterized protein LOC126703995, encoding MSIIVWNCRGLGNPRTGTELEVVTRAKDPSVLFIAEMWADEARLKEIKRKIEFDNLFFVERNNRGGGLALFWRNSVDLHVDSFSPNHIDSIINKGKEEAWRFTGFYGEPVTHKRIDSWNKLRQLHRKFNIPWLCAGDFNEIMRSSEKLGGSSRNQSQMQLFRDVADECGFIDLGFTGPWYTWQKHFLAGHSLWERLDRALATNDWFLRFAGTKVHHLKSDSSNHCPIWIDMAGLELQCAKKPFRFEEAWLSDHTCSEVVEASWEERGVDDPATKVIRKIERCGRELKRWERDHFGNIRNTLKKKRKEFTEAEKEAMRTGQNFKIQRLKSEITELMDKENRLWFQRSKVLWATQGDRNSKYFHSRAT